Within the Thermanaeromonas toyohensis ToBE genome, the region TAGCCTCCTCAAGACTCAGCTCCTTCGCTTGTTGTTCTGTTATTAAGCCTCGGCTGACGGCCTTACTCTTTACCGCCTCGGCATCTATACCTGCTCCGTCGTCCTTTACTACAATAACCACGCGCTCTCCTTTACGCTCTGCTCGCAATATGAGTTCCCCTTCTTCCGGCTTTCCTGCTCTAATTCTTTCTTCGGGTGCTTCTAGACCATGATCTATAGCATTACGGATGAGATGAAGGAGAGGTTCATATATGGAGGCTGCTATGTTACGGTCTATGGTAACCTCTTCGCCAAACATCCTAAACTGTACCTTTTTTCCCAGCTCTTGCCCAAGATCGCGAACCACTCGGCGAAACCGTTCAAATACAAAACCTACAGGCATAAGACGCATTTCCATGACTATGTCCTGGATCCCCCAGCTCGTCCGGCTAAGTAATGCTTGGTATTCCTTAAATTCCCTTATTACTTCTATCGGTAATCCAAGCTCTTCTAAACGTTTTATTAAATGAGTAAGCCCGTTTGTGCTCACTATAAGCTCGCCCGCTAAGGCTAGAAGTCTGTCTATCTTGCTCTGATCTACTTTGATTGTCTGCGTGTCACTGATTTCTCGTCCCACTTCCCGCACTATCCGGGAGTCTTCAGCTAATGCCACCTTACCTTCCAGATAATCTCTAGCCAACCGTTCACATGCCTCTATATAATCTTCTGCCCCTACTTCGATTTCGAGGCCGTACTCCCCTCCATAATCCAGGAGATTTACCTGGCCGAGCCATCCCCTTTCCTCCATCTCTTTAAGTAGAGGCCACACGTCGTATCTAGCCAGTTCCTGGGCAGCGATCCTTAAAGTCTTACCTTCCCTTTGCATGCGATGCTCCCCCGTTGTTACCTTTATCTAGCTCCGTGGCCACCGAACATTGTACATACTCGCTCTAAGTCTTCAGGTTTCACGGGTTTAACTAAGTAAAGGTCGGCACCAGCTTTATATGCTTCGACCATATCATTTTGCCCTGCCTCGGTTGAAATAACAACCACGGCTACATTTTTGCCCTGCTCAGCCTTGCGAATTTCACGTATCAAGTCGTATCCATGCATCTTAGGCATATTTATATCTACGAGCACCACATCATACTCAGCCATAAAGAATTTTTCCAAGCCCTCATATCCGTTATCTGCAAAGTCGACTTGATGCCCAGCTTTTAGGAGAATATTGGCATGGTATGCTCGCACGGCGCTCGAATCATCGACAATTAGTACTCGGGCCATAGGGGTCCCCTTTCGCTGGAAGTATGTTATTTTATGTTACTTTTGATATATAATGGCGTTCTTGAACTTTACGGGTTTGAATAACGTAGTTATTCGGCTCATGGATTCCGAGTGTCCTAAAAATACATATCCTCCAGGTTCCAGGGCCTGGTAAAAGTGGAGAGCTACGCGACGCCGCGATAGATCGTCAAAATATATTAAGACGTTACGGCAGAATATGGCATGGAAGTTACGCATGGTGCGCATGGCACCATCATCTACCAGGTTTAACGGATAAAAACGTATCCTCCTTTTTAATATGGAAGAGATAGCATAATTTTCACCTACAGGGGTGAAATAACGCTTGAGGTAGGCTTCCGGAACATAACGGATGGCATAATAACTGTAGATTCCTCTCTGGGCCTTTTCCAGAACCTCCGTGTTTATATCCGTGGCGTGTATCTGCCAGGGTATGTCACCGGCCATCTCTTGCATTATGATGGCTAGGGTATAGGCTTCTTCGCCAGATGAACATCCAGCACACCATATGTTAATCCCTGTACGTCTATTACCATTCTTATACCAGAGAGGAACAACCTCCTCAGCCAAACATTTCAATTGGTCGTACTCACGGAAGAAATATGTTTCGTTGACAGTTAAACTGTTCAGCAATTCTTGGCGCATTTGACCATTCCTATCAAACCTCAGCGCCCCTAGGTAGGCAGTGAAATCTTTAAAGCCGTACTTATACATTTGCTCTTCGACGCGCTTTTGTACATAGTAGACTTTGGTGTCCTCAAAATAGATACCCGCCTCACGATAAACATATTCTCGAAGGCGTTCAAATTCTGCTTTAGTCATTTACTCTTTCTGGCCTCCTTAACTTGCGGCTTCGGTGGGTTCTCCACATAGCCGAGTTGTAGCCCTCTGTACTATAAAGTGGATATAGGGATGGGTAAATCTTCTTGCGCATCCCTCAATCAACTGGACATCCTCAGTACTTCCCATTTCACCTATATATTCCATGGCAGCTCCAACTACATTTATGTCCTCGTCTTCGGCTATCACCTTCCGCAAAAGGCTTAAACTTTCAGGACACCTGCTCCGGCCCAAGATGTGAACTGTCATCACCCTTACATCGCGGTCAGGGTCTTTAAGAAGGACCTCGATAACATTCGAAACCTTGTCGTCCAATTTCTGGGTGAGGACTTCTACAGCTAAGCTCCGTTCATCTGCCTGCTGGCTCTTTAGAAGACAGGCCATCTCTCTTACCACTTCCTGGGAGTCACCTATAAGTAGCGAACATATGATTGCTTCCCGCACCATGGGATCCTTTTC harbors:
- a CDS encoding chemotaxis protein CheA; protein product: MQREGKTLRIAAQELARYDVWPLLKEMEERGWLGQVNLLDYGGEYGLEIEVGAEDYIEACERLARDYLEGKVALAEDSRIVREVGREISDTQTIKVDQSKIDRLLALAGELIVSTNGLTHLIKRLEELGLPIEVIREFKEYQALLSRTSWGIQDIVMEMRLMPVGFVFERFRRVVRDLGQELGKKVQFRMFGEEVTIDRNIAASIYEPLLHLIRNAIDHGLEAPEERIRAGKPEEGELILRAERKGERVVIVVKDDGAGIDAEAVKSKAVSRGLITEQQAKELSLEEAIELIFLPGFSTKDEATSVSGRGVGMDVVRETVERLGGRVLVYSEYGQGTEVSLELPVSMSITKVVLVRCGGLFGIPVGQVKEIVRIEAHRIHSVKDREVVTLRDTIYPVVRLSRTLKTEMEAWEGEELTLIVLLSGTAIAVPKILGEQDVVLKNLPSQFSHLRMFAGVAILGNGDIALILDAEVIGRMA
- a CDS encoding response regulator gives rise to the protein MARVLIVDDSSAVRAYHANILLKAGHQVDFADNGYEGLEKFFMAEYDVVLVDINMPKMHGYDLIREIRKAEQGKNVAVVVISTEAGQNDMVEAYKAGADLYLVKPVKPEDLERVCTMFGGHGAR
- a CDS encoding CheR family methyltransferase — its product is MTKAEFERLREYVYREAGIYFEDTKVYYVQKRVEEQMYKYGFKDFTAYLGALRFDRNGQMRQELLNSLTVNETYFFREYDQLKCLAEEVVPLWYKNGNRRTGINIWCAGCSSGEEAYTLAIIMQEMAGDIPWQIHATDINTEVLEKAQRGIYSYYAIRYVPEAYLKRYFTPVGENYAISSILKRRIRFYPLNLVDDGAMRTMRNFHAIFCRNVLIYFDDLSRRRVALHFYQALEPGGYVFLGHSESMSRITTLFKPVKFKNAIIYQK
- a CDS encoding HEAT repeat domain-containing protein, giving the protein MNQLEAIVQELKEAKDPASRLDVVCRIGTSGIPGAAKVLVQAYTKEKDPMVREAIICSLLIGDSQEVVREMACLLKSQQADERSLAVEVLTQKLDDKVSNVIEVLLKDPDRDVRVMTVHILGRSRCPESLSLLRKVIAEDEDINVVGAAMEYIGEMGSTEDVQLIEGCARRFTHPYIHFIVQRATTRLCGEPTEAAS